In Sporichthyaceae bacterium, one DNA window encodes the following:
- a CDS encoding DUF1775 domain-containing protein, with protein sequence MGRGSQVVRAQYTRSGRGPTRAVLVCAAAGALVVASAAVADAHVTVHSKDAKPGGTDATLVFKVPNEQDDAKTVKVEIDLPTDTPLTGVVPQAPDGWSATTTADSIVFSGGTISGDDSVQFPVKVAALPNVNSVVFKALQTYSNGQVVKWIDQSAEGGPEPDHPAPTLNLLDPATLSADEVADEKEDAEKAAAKGKADAPDQVHAGTGGQATEAASAGATTPVAAMLLGLGTAAAAAVRLRRHGLHRTR encoded by the coding sequence ATGGGTCGTGGAAGCCAAGTGGTCCGTGCGCAGTACACCCGCTCCGGTCGAGGGCCGACACGTGCGGTCCTGGTATGTGCCGCGGCCGGGGCGCTGGTCGTGGCGAGCGCCGCGGTGGCCGACGCCCACGTGACCGTGCACAGCAAGGACGCCAAACCCGGTGGCACCGACGCCACCCTGGTGTTCAAGGTGCCCAATGAGCAGGACGATGCCAAGACCGTCAAGGTCGAAATCGACCTGCCCACCGACACCCCGCTGACCGGGGTCGTCCCGCAGGCACCGGACGGCTGGTCGGCGACCACCACAGCCGACAGCATCGTGTTCAGCGGCGGCACCATCAGCGGCGACGACTCGGTCCAGTTCCCCGTCAAGGTCGCCGCCCTGCCCAACGTGAACAGCGTCGTGTTCAAGGCCCTGCAGACCTACAGCAACGGCCAGGTCGTCAAGTGGATCGACCAGTCGGCCGAGGGCGGCCCGGAACCCGACCACCCCGCCCCCACCCTCAACCTGCTCGACCCCGCCACCCTGTCCGCCGACGAGGTCGCGGACGAGAAGGAGGACGCGGAAAAGGCGGCGGCCAAGGGGAAAGCCGACGCGCCGGACCAAGTGCACGCGGGCACCGGCGGCCAGGCCACCGAGGCTGCGAGTGCAGGCGCCACGACACCGGTTGCCGCGATGCTCCTGGGTCTGGGCACAGCGGCTGCGGCGGCTGTCCGGCTGAGGCGGCACGGCCTGCACCGGACGCGGTGA